The DNA sequence ATTGTCAGGATGTGTACTGCCCAGGATATCCTCAGACCGTTCCCTGTGCCGTATTCAGTCATTACGGTCTTCAGGCCATTGATCCGGTCAAAGGGTATGTCCGGGATAACATAGATCATGTCAAAACCGGCTATCCACAGCGATGCTGCTGCAAACAACACATAGAGCTCGGGAGTAGATGGAAACACAGGTTTTACTGACAGGTATCCGGCAAGGACACCAACCCCGATTACCGATCCCATGTAGATATGCCTCCACTGTGTCACCCTTTTCAGCAATGGATCGGTGATAAACAGGAAAAGCACCACAGGGGATAAAATGAAGACAAAGCGGTTAAGGAAAAACGAGGATGCCTCAAAAACGAGGGCAGAAAATATGGTTATCGCCAGGGCCTTCCTGAGTGACATTGTCCCCTTGACCAGCGACCACTGCTTTTTTCTCGGGTTGATCTCGTCATATCTCCTTCCAAGAAGCCTGTTTATGGACATTCCTGTAGCCCGTGCAGTCGTAGCGGCAAGAAGGATCAGTATATACTTTACAGGGAGGAAGACGGGCCCGGAGGCAAGCAGCGCGCCGCTTACCACGAAGGGAAGATCAAAAATTGTATGTTCAAGCTTTATGAAATCCGTGATTTCCCTTAACCTACTCGATGGCATACTTCTTCATTTTCTCCCTGACTAGAGAGTCGATATCATCAGAC is a window from the Thermoplasmatales archaeon genome containing:
- a CDS encoding prenyltransferase codes for the protein MPSSRLREITDFIKLEHTIFDLPFVVSGALLASGPVFLPVKYILILLAATTARATGMSINRLLGRRYDEINPRKKQWSLVKGTMSLRKALAITIFSALVFEASSFFLNRFVFILSPVVLFLFITDPLLKRVTQWRHIYMGSVIGVGVLAGYLSVKPVFPSTPELYVLFAAASLWIAGFDMIYVIPDIPFDRINGLKTVMTEYGTGNGLRISWAVHILTIALFLLMGILLRSVIFEVLMIPIAALIVLEHLIVDPDDPATIRRSFLGANSFIGFIFLIAVILYTLGI